From the Hevea brasiliensis isolate MT/VB/25A 57/8 chromosome 13, ASM3005281v1, whole genome shotgun sequence genome, the window gtaagtatgccccttttgtcctaaaataaggagaatCCTAGTACCGactgggtgctacctaattgggtaGTTCTATCTTAcagggtagcttgctacggcttccaacaatcgtgatagtttagctcaaggtctaatttcctaaaagccacaggttcccaaattgcccctactgtaaacagtagagccccattctatcccccatgatactgtcgggaaaattccacgggtatcacagtgaataggacgagtttcaatttgagcagaagccttcacggatactaacggggtaaaacccacgggcaccgctacatgaccccctcctactttcctaaaagggtaagaaagcccgggtatagggctgaagtgtgtgaggacatcgtgtgagtgttcagtgtgtgaagggacacctttacctcttcccaattcagggggattttatttttcctttttttcttttaaatgaagagcgctgtagaaagtaaaacaagcaagacaaaCAAAATGGTTAGCAGGAACAACAATAATTAACGTGTAGAATTTTTGcggagtgagcccacctaactatgatttgatcgcaaaattaaatccacttttggacctctagaccaagGTTAAGTTTTGacttccccagcggagtcgccaagctatcgcaaggtgttttgccgTCGCCTGAATGaactctcaccgaagtgggaaagagtgaggagtcgccactttaattttgagggaaattaaagaaaaccatttgtgaaaataaattaaaatgaaaccacttcaaaacagagattctaggttcggggtccgtaaacgggtggggaaggtgttaggcaccccacctcgtccctcaataagggtaagcagatttaacttcgcgttctttataaattagaattggtagttaggagggcttgaatggaaatgttaatccttttgacaaaaggagtatttgatttttcactaattcggattacccagatacataagtaaatgagacaaccttagtgagttactgttgcatgttagttttgtttgaagggctattttattagaattcaattttgggaattggataagaactctcctccgatctcttttaagcattttgttttaattttagattgagaaccggataagaactctccttcggtctcttttgaatatttgttaaagttttagattgagaaccggataagaactctcctccggtctcttttgaatatttgttaaagttttagattgagaaccggataagaactctcctccgatctcttttgagtatttattaaaattttggttgagaaccggataagaactctcctccgatctcttttaaacatttttttaaattttagattgagaaccggataagaactctcctccggtctcttttgaatatttgttaaagttttagattgagaaccggataagaactctcctccgatctcttttgagtatttattaaattttagattgagaaccggataagaactctgctccgatctcttttattttaatgggagtTGGATAAGGATTTTTTCGACCTCTCGAAGTTTAATTTCAATTACACAtcgtaagagcctaagactaagggttttggcattcgaAGATGACGaggatcggaataaggcttcttctaACTCAttagtaccttgtgactagaccgGGGACACTAAACTGAATTTCCCGATCTtcttatgtggtcgccttaccagtaccctcTGATACCTGGtttattccatttatttatctaagGTTCGGTTTTATCCTGCCTTGTAACGTCTTACCCGATTGTCTTTCGTGTTATTCCAGTGATTCGGCccaactattttcctgacttattactcagacctttcattatttttaaagagacccttaagataccattacctacattttacccgacCTTTTATACACTACTCGAGACTAGAAGACTtacattcagaaataacaaagattaacaaaaaggatggactgatcaacaaagaagtaaacccgagagtaaccttCTTCGTATtttttagcgcaatataaacttagagAAAACTACGTAcgtaaaagaacaaaggaaatacgtaaaataagaacgagCAATTAATGAAAtggcaatatgagcactcacctgtagggagccgaatctactaaactaagtatggaatgaccaaaacgtaataggactgcagATTGATAACCGGAAggttaaggttcgccttgaaacgaAAGATGCTTTGCTAAAATGCCATCGGGTCGAAATAATAATcgagtttaaatgaggttgagcctgAACAATGGGATTGGAAATAAAGAAAACCAAAagctgaaaatgagagcaccacaggataatgaacgaactgaaaatagagagtttcagtattcaagaatccctttgcaagaaaacactctagaaaactggtttcaaaagttttttcttatgaaagctaaaaaatagcagagtaacgaactgaattaagtttcagagttcttccactatagtcaccgcCCTTTTTTTcttcgtcccttgaacagtttttcatgcaggtatttataggaaccgggtgcttcccctgaagggtcaggatctattttgagggagatggagggtcaggatttcaaaggacatgatctgaggctcatgaattaaagagaatcagaacagacggccgagatccccttcagaatatttgtccttttcctcttctaatctgacggtcccaaattctcttgtccggggcgatccgagggctaggagtgaaaggcgctggtcttgtcgtcttcttcttcgatccaagggccccgggctcgtccttacaagtcggatcaacggtggagattggaaggtacagcgctgtcatgacatattctggcacctgtcagtaatgcgggcgattctggggcgtgcggttgagatttcacctgcaacgctttaactacctcggctctgattatgacgacagcggtaggcgtcttattctctttgttttccgctctctcctcctttccggtcttttcaacatgctgcttttccgatctctcataccggactcttcttttccgatctctcctactcCAGTCCTTTCATCCGATTCAGTtgagtcaaagcattaatttccctcaattcccgaagcgaccgcttcgttttctgcttagcaataaatgctcggattttcctatatatataccttcaaccgggaagccctccgtatttgattttctcctcttccttctcacacGTCCTGTTCTAATTGCTCCGGCAGTAATCCCGGCCATGAtggtggcttttgatcttttcccgatcGTCCTTTTTatcccccgactgaaaatttatgatcccggtgatcagagaattatgataacctcatttgatgacagtaagagaaccggactaacttaccgacctggatcgaggacttcgatcgtgtcgatctcaaaTCGTTCAAACAATACAATCGGCGAATCGATTTCGCGAAGATCGCTAATATTCCCTTAACACCGGATCGCTCCTTGAGTTCATCCGCCTCACCACACCGGGTGTTCCGGCAGCCGCCTTGGCTGAAGcagaactttgatgacgacctctctcattctcatgagagtcatagtccccccatctaagctgtacatctatcagatgtcaacagccggtctcctggtcaaacacatcttttgactcagccatgagacaaggctttgacataggccttttagatgggatgttccaccgatctccaaagatcgctcttatgatgtaatcagattgttaatgtaatccgatctctaaagatcgcccaaatgatataatcagatcttttcggaaataaaatttattttgacaactctcattttattattattgcattgattattttccgatctctgacgtgtttatccgatctggttcctaactgaacaacccttaactgatccgtacttccaaacattcgccttaattaGTCGATCCCTAATtagccggtctctccttatggaatttttggaatattcgtgagacgtgtcagaacagctggcgagtcctgctaaccgatgcgttgcctggaacatcgtgagcattaaatgctcggacgagtataaataggggtggggttagccagttgctcccttatgtcattttcagtctctcgcgaacaacttcaaaattctctcattttctcaagttcttccgacaccgatcaagctccggtaagggttttgatcattcttttagtttaaattctttatttcctttgaaaatgagaggcgccgagggtcagagagcgacgagccctcctttcattcagttctcgtggtcgtctgatgaagtagaggtggtcgggccaagcgcgcgacccgaacctcctagggtctccgttccagctcgaggGCAAGCAGCATCATCAAGGCatataccttcttcagggaggaaaaatcttcccatggacgagttgccatcggtccttcaagaaaccgatctgcagtcgttcagctaggagtataacattcggcctgattcctacgagttgattaggtgtcacggcgatcttcgtgccgatcacttctttgagggggacgatatgatcatggtctacgaagaacaattaaaagccggtctacggttccctttggacgacttcttcaaggaagttttaaaatatcaccaagtgtgcatcgcccaagttcacccgaactcgtggcggatcttagtagccttccgaggcctatgccgagctaaggggctctgacctacagctaaggtgttcgctgaactgcacaggctaactcgtcaaaaggacgacgagtattggttcttccaggcgaaaccccattgtgggctttttactaacctgccttcctccctgaagaattggaagaaccgcttcttcattttgaggagcaaaatttcgaatGGTTTTGAGGGCTTCCTGAGTCGGCCgcatcagggtcccttgcttacgaagcacatcgccctaaatagggaagagggtgcaatggtgatggagttgaaggaacaggcgtccagagagaagttctcttgtttggatgcagtgacggccgagctgcaccattggactatgcagctggtcaccggccaagatcgcgggcttcagctctctgacctcggcatcggtattttctatatctcagatctttggaccttagcgatctcactgacctcttctttgtgcaggtatggcaagcggcgaagcctccaaggagagccggaagcggaagagagagatctcccggaaggtacgggagatgaagtgttccgagctgcttcaaatgcCCGGTCATGAacccggggaaatacaagaaggttCGTCTCGACCTTCTGGACCGccgatcatagaagtggtccggtctcctcctcgtcaagaagagccgcctccacctcctccagtcgtttCAAGTGCGgtagggggtccttctcaacctacaccaaggactctctcccgcggtgcacaagtgctgatccattccttggagaagaaccggactgttcaggagaatccgggtttggctaaggtcctgggggcttctatctgccttcgggaggatcgggacaggctgtcctcagacaaccttgatgacatcctgacccgatctatgagcttgaacgtggagtgcttggtgaaccagcacatcgtccgggagaaggctcatcgcctgggtatggaggtcgagaagatgggtcatgaagctgcttccctccgatcccaactctcatccgctcagaactacatatctgaaattgaggggcgaatgaagttttacgaggataagctggccgagcaagctcatgttctggccgagcgaactcgtgtcattgaagaagttcaggcgctccaggccgatgaagttgctcacctcactgaggaactCAAAGCGAAGGAAGAAGAGATAGTGACAAGAGAAGCCGGCGCTTATATGAATgcccacagggatctcttggccgagctcaggaagcgataccccgaggaggacttcacttagatggtagacctggctccccaagacgaagaagaaagcgaggaggaggctgagggtgagagagggagtgagcagaatgtagatcaggctgggggtgatcctccagccgaatgacttgtataaattctgaaatgaaatgaaaagaaatgcctcttttgtttaatgaatggatgGGATCGGAAAGTATTTGAATTGTCTAAGCACTCATTTAcaaccataactaaaagtgattttcaatctaagtgtaagaggtcggaaaacacaataagcatgagatcggcaggggaccaacgctaaacaggacttgactaaaattggaaatttggcttgagcacttaagatcgggattcttattaaaccggattggaaccttaacttgattattcctaaacttttaaaatgaagatTTAGTGTGGGCTTAGTTTCGTCTAACAAGagaaatcgggaatgtaattgattaatcgggggacttgacaattggtttgagagattgaCAAGGCTTTAAAttacatggggacttagtattgattcgattccctgaggagagatcggaagtgtGGTGGTTAAAGAAAGATCGGAAATGTACTTGGCTGGCATAAGGAGACTTAGTGGTGGGGatcagtttcgaaatttattgattatagggatcggtttcaaagtttattgattttggtgatcggccaaaatatggcgtCAACAACTGCCCCTCTCTCTTTGTCTCATAGATGCTAAACTTAGTAGTTGCCTTGGTTTTAACCAATAACACATACTCAAATTGTTGACATGCGTGCTATTAATTACTGAATGTAATTAACAGGAACCCGGTCTAATGATATCTATATTAATGTCTCCTCAGGATGACAAAGCTTTCATTGAAAGGAGTAGTAGATAGTGAAAGAGTACAGGTATAGATAGATTACAGTTCTTTCTTGTAAAATTACTAGCTATGTTGCAGATCTTTAGGGCTCATACATGATTTGCAGATTGAGGATATTATGCTTTGTGAAGGCGTTCAGAGTGGTCTTGAATCTCCAGAATATTGTAGCGGTAGATGTGCTCCCACAGTTGAGAAAGCTATGCATCATTTCCACCAATTGCTTCATGATAATCTTAAAATGTGAGTGTCCTGATGCCTTAATCACAAGTTTCATGTTCAGTGTCAAGTACAATCATGCACTCACAAACTTAGGCAAGATCTTCAAGTACTCAATCCCCCCATTTTTGTAAATGAATATCAAGTACATCAAGTTCTTGGTACTTGGTTTTATACAAGGGATTTCAATTCGTCATCGGTTTTATTGTTGATACTATAAGATGAAGACAATCAAAATAATTGCAAATAGGGTTGTGCAATCGATATGTTCGGttccaaaccaaacctaattgatCTGTATCAAAATCTTATGAAATGAAAGTCAATAGTAGAATTGAATCAAACTGAATCAAAttggttcagttcggtttaatTCATCATTTTTTTAATCGAACCAAAAATCACGAAACGTTGTTGTTTAGTGTCAATAGTTGAACTAAACCCAATAATCCCAATCCATTGAAACTCAGACCAAATGAAAAACGAATCATGAAGAGAGGGAGGGAGACTAGAAAATGTTGACGAGACAAAGACCAAGGGATAGGGGTGAGATGGAGCAAGCGAACGAGGGTGAGACAGATAGAGAGCGTGGGTGAAGGAGGCCAAGTGTTGACGAGACAGATAGAGACAGTGAGGAACAAGGATGAGACAGATAGAGCGAGTGTGAGGGAAGCGGTAAGACGGCTGACAAGGACGGAATGAGGCAACTGGATGTAGACAGAGTTAAGAGTGAAGGACGAGGGTTGGTGAGGGAGGCAAATAGAAGTCTATAGAGTAGAACAACTGATTCAACTAAAGATGGAGACTTAACACCATGGCAAGGCCTATTGAGGTTGGGCAAACATGGGACTATATATGGGTTAACACTTAGGCTTAAGCTCCcttatgagttttaaattttaGTCAGTTCAGTTAGTTGGATCTTTTGATCAAATAAATTAAACCAAATCGATTAATTGAAACTTCtttaaaaaattaacaaaatcaaaatcaataatgAAAAAATAGACAGAATTTGAATTATATCAGTTCAATTTAATTAGAATCGAAAACTATGGACCCTTAATTTGTAGCCTCTTTCATGCTCTATGTAGTTTGGTTATATTAAAGTCCTAATTGGCAATAACTTTTAAGGTGGTGTTTAGTATTTTGACTCATCTCTTATATATATTATTCAGTAGTTATTTATACTAGCTCTTAGAGGTTAAAGGGGTGATTCATGAAAAATTACTCTTAGATTTTAGAGGTTGAGTGAGTGATTTGACTAAAGTCAATGAGATGATAtcattatttttacatttaataacTAATTCAGCAGTCATTTTTAGAGCTGTGCAATTTTCGGTGTGAAtcaaaaaattgaatcgaactgagccatttcggttcaatcggttcggttcgatttgtaACTTTTAATATGTTCaattttcggttcggttcggtttttaatcGGTTAAAACTAATTAAACCGATTAAGCTGATTAAACCAaataataaaatgggccaaataaTTTTTTAGCCCAAGATGCATAAGCCTCAAGGCCGAAGATGCAAAAGCCCAGCCCAAagaataaaaattctaatatttTCTGTTTAATGCAACAGAACTGAACTGAACCGTTATTTTTCGGTTTGATTCGGTTCGGTTATCCTTAGatgatcggttcggttcggtttatttTTTTAAGCGATTCAATTTTTCGATTTTTCGTATTCGAACCGAACCGACCGAATTCTCTCCCCTAGTCATTTTAACTGAATACTTTTGCTTTAAATGACATCTAATAACTAACAACTGGTAAAACAATTGACAACTATTAAAACAGTTAACAGCACTAATGTTACCATACAAGGCCTGATCATTAGTGGGATATGTAGATAAGTTATTTTACTCTGCTctgtttggtttatgaaatagcATATGAAAAGACAGAAATAATATCAAGAAATAGTTATTTCattgtttttaatatttttgtcaaaacttttaatatgcaataattattatctttctgctattaaaaaaaacatttttattGGATGTGATATATATTCTTATGAATTACAAATTTATTGACTAATAGCTAATCTATAGAATATTTaatttccatgttatttaattcTACAAACTAAACAAAGCTTCGACCGTCTCACGTGGGTAAGAATGGAAGAAAATCATATGGAGTGATAATtcactttttaatttaaaatctaaGAGTAGTTCAAAGGTGTAAATAATTTGTTAGGAGTTATTTCTAGAAATTTTATGATAGAGAGCAACAGAACAACAAAAAGGTTTAAACCCACCCCTTTGTCTATTTCCAATATAAAAAAGAATCATATTTGATTCTTTACGCAcatttcatataattttttaagctAAAAGAATTTGAATTTTAACGTCCAAATATtttctaaatataaaaattaattaatcaaataataatattGATTAGGGTGCATAAAATAAGATCTATAAGTTTGACAATCTCACATCACATAACCCACTACCCACaaaacatttttaatttaaaatacagTTTTTAAATCTGGTCTTATTATTGAATCAATTATGGCAAAAAGTTAAGAATTTAAGGTTCAAAGCAAAGTTAAACCAATATATTATTAAAAGAAGCCACATTGCACATAGACAATAGGATTTTCAATTAGCTTCCTTCTACCAAAAAGATTTTATACAATAGTCTTTAGGATTAGGCTCTATATTTTTGTTTTGTTTACTTTTTGGTCTTTCTGGTCATTTCAGGcattagtttaaattttattcaGTCCTTGTAATTTTGAAAATACAACTATGTAGTCACTCTGTTTTATAAGTTTTTGAAATATTTAGTTCTCAAaatagttatttctttcttttaaaTACATTGAATGACAGAAAACTTGATTTAAACTGGAAAAAAGGCTAAATAATAGACGAAACAAAAATATAAC encodes:
- the LOC131171761 gene encoding choline monooxygenase, chloroplastic-like, which encodes MTKLSLKGVVDSERVQIEDIMLCEGVQSGLESPEYCSGRCAPTVEKAMHHFHQLLHDNLKITGILKYLNNIWID